In the genome of Desulfatiglans anilini DSM 4660, one region contains:
- the csm2 gene encoding type III-A CRISPR-associated protein Csm2: MSACEFEKEIDAIIVQGDPKTLVRVAEQIAGRMTPKRRDGRVDEGSSVTTSQIRNIYGTSKTIQMKLKKDNIAEMFGRLVLLKPKMAYADGRVNKGSSQDRAKVPGFKTLVECLSHAIDLADGREERMKRFFDFFEAILAYHKAEGGK, encoded by the coding sequence ATGAGTGCCTGTGAGTTCGAGAAAGAGATCGATGCCATCATCGTTCAAGGCGATCCGAAGACGCTCGTCCGGGTGGCCGAGCAGATCGCCGGCCGGATGACCCCCAAGCGCCGGGACGGCCGGGTGGATGAGGGGTCTTCGGTCACGACGTCCCAGATCCGGAACATCTATGGGACCTCTAAGACCATACAGATGAAGCTCAAGAAGGACAACATCGCAGAGATGTTCGGCCGCCTGGTGCTGCTCAAACCTAAAATGGCCTATGCCGACGGCAGGGTCAACAAGGGGTCTTCTCAAGACCGGGCCAAGGTGCCCGGTTTCAAGACGCTTGTCGAATGCCTTTCCCATGCCATCGATCTTGCCGACGGCCGCGAGGAAAGAATGAAGCGATTTTTCGATTTTTTTGAGGCGATTCTCGCATACCACAAGGCGGAGGGAGGGAAATAA
- the csm3 gene encoding type III-A CRISPR-associated RAMP protein Csm3 codes for MSDATQFEFKTRLFVSGTITALTGLHIGGNSTEMAIGGADQIVVRDPLTNHPYIPGSSLRGKMRSLFERMRGEMTVKLDKSEKREVTRLEELGPHLASGAKLKSAGPASDSGQASAKLFGVPIDRQPKEGAFIPQRLVVRDAMLLNADLLEEARNTDMPLTEVKTEVAIDRITSQANPRQIERVPAGAAFGFSFVLNLYGKDSEQEYLGWLFECMQLLQDDYLGGHGSRGYGRVQFDVASVTAKTARHYRENLEPEALEVQVPEALRRP; via the coding sequence ATGAGCGACGCCACCCAGTTCGAATTCAAGACCCGGCTCTTCGTTTCCGGGACGATCACGGCCCTCACCGGGCTGCACATCGGCGGAAACTCGACCGAAATGGCCATCGGCGGCGCGGATCAGATCGTCGTCCGCGACCCGTTGACGAACCACCCTTACATCCCCGGCTCCTCGCTGCGCGGGAAGATGCGCAGCTTATTCGAGCGGATGCGCGGGGAGATGACCGTCAAACTCGACAAGAGCGAGAAGCGGGAGGTCACACGCCTGGAAGAACTCGGTCCGCATCTCGCCTCGGGGGCCAAGCTGAAATCGGCCGGACCCGCCTCCGATTCCGGGCAGGCATCCGCAAAACTCTTCGGCGTCCCCATCGACCGTCAGCCGAAGGAGGGCGCATTCATCCCCCAGCGCCTGGTGGTGCGTGATGCCATGCTGTTGAATGCGGATCTGCTCGAGGAGGCGCGCAACACCGACATGCCGCTTACCGAGGTCAAGACCGAAGTGGCCATCGACCGGATCACGAGCCAGGCAAACCCGCGGCAGATCGAACGCGTCCCGGCGGGCGCGGCCTTCGGTTTCAGCTTCGTCCTCAACCTTTACGGGAAGGACTCGGAGCAGGAGTACCTGGGGTGGCTCTTCGAGTGCATGCAGCTTCTCCAGGACGATTACCTCGGCGGCCACGGGAGCCGGGGCTACGGCCGGGTGCAGTTCGATGTCGCGTCGGTGACGGCCAAGACGGCCCGTCACTACCGCGAGAACCTCGAACCCGAGGCGCTGGAGGTCCAGGTGCCGGAGGCGCTCAGGCGCCCGTAG